One segment of Marvinbryantia formatexigens DSM 14469 DNA contains the following:
- a CDS encoding CPBP family intramembrane glutamic endopeptidase produces the protein MQRKAKAILHAAAVFLIHIFTVSFSRVAWRMDTSLVVKELAGNCLNLWSVFTAVYLYTKYVMKISLADVYCRKPLFLRRWCIVAVLLPAVVDMFYLFCVKGTLAFENPTLQDLLRIFVSNVLGQGIRAAVTEELLYRGLAFRALQTGFGKKGAAAASVFTYTLIQCMAMSFLNVKDALLTILGTFLMGTALTLVVCESGSIWSAVLIHALYSIFAGDGQILHIDTNQSFPAIWTYTLETDNWLLIGMPGMNTIYRALPSMLGFLLTGILAVCWMRKAGRTGAVTGKRGGPDGA, from the coding sequence ATGCAAAGAAAAGCAAAAGCGATTCTGCATGCGGCGGCAGTGTTCCTGATTCATATTTTTACAGTTTCTTTCAGCAGAGTGGCATGGAGAATGGATACGTCTCTTGTTGTGAAAGAACTTGCGGGTAATTGTCTGAATTTGTGGAGCGTATTTACGGCAGTTTATCTTTATACGAAGTATGTTATGAAGATTTCTCTGGCAGATGTCTATTGCAGAAAACCACTGTTTCTGCGGCGCTGGTGCATTGTTGCCGTGCTTCTTCCTGCTGTGGTGGATATGTTCTACCTGTTTTGCGTGAAGGGGACGCTGGCATTCGAAAATCCCACGCTGCAGGATTTGCTCAGGATTTTCGTATCGAATGTTTTGGGACAGGGGATCCGGGCGGCTGTGACGGAGGAACTGCTTTACCGGGGGCTTGCCTTTCGCGCGTTGCAGACTGGTTTCGGAAAAAAAGGCGCGGCAGCGGCATCTGTTTTCACATATACCCTGATCCAGTGTATGGCAATGTCATTTTTGAATGTGAAAGACGCGCTTCTGACGATACTGGGAACATTTCTGATGGGGACGGCGCTGACGCTGGTTGTCTGTGAGAGCGGTTCTATCTGGTCGGCGGTGCTGATTCATGCGCTGTATAGCATTTTTGCGGGAGACGGACAAATTTTGCATATTGATACAAACCAGAGCTTTCCGGCTATCTGGACTTATACCCTGGAAACGGACAACTGGCTGCTTATAGGTATGCCCGGAATGAATACCATATACAGGGCGCTGCCTTCCATGCTTGGCTTTTTGCTGACAGGGATACTGGCGGTATGCTGGATGAGAAAGGCAGGCAGGACGGGAGCGGTCACAGGAAAGAGAGGCGGTCCGGATGGAGCATAA